Proteins from a genomic interval of Acetobacterium woodii DSM 1030:
- a CDS encoding formate/nitrite transporter family protein translates to MNNFFSPAEICENTIKGCNNKAKLPIGKMIILGIFAGVFIGFGAYGFTIILAGAGTGFEATFAKLVGAGVFPVGLMLVVLCGAELFTGNNLMTLSVFKKEITLGAMLRNWGVVWVANLIGSVLLAWLLSQSGLYGEAMTAKAIGIAEAKVAIPLFSVIIRAIFCNMLVVLAVWMQSGAKDIVSKIFAIWFPIMLFVLSGFEHSVANMFFIPMGIFCGANITWGQAFINNILPVTIGNIIGGALIVPIAYYYTYAKKSLN, encoded by the coding sequence GTGAATAATTTTTTTAGTCCAGCAGAAATTTGTGAAAATACTATTAAGGGTTGCAATAATAAAGCCAAACTACCAATTGGCAAGATGATAATTTTAGGTATTTTTGCTGGGGTATTTATTGGTTTCGGGGCATATGGTTTTACCATCATTTTAGCAGGAGCTGGTACCGGTTTTGAAGCTACCTTTGCAAAATTAGTTGGAGCCGGTGTTTTCCCGGTCGGTTTGATGCTTGTGGTACTATGTGGCGCCGAACTGTTTACCGGTAACAATCTGATGACTTTATCAGTATTCAAAAAAGAAATAACCTTAGGTGCAATGCTTCGTAACTGGGGCGTCGTATGGGTTGCAAATTTAATTGGTTCAGTTCTATTAGCGTGGTTACTGTCTCAAAGTGGTTTGTATGGAGAAGCGATGACAGCTAAAGCAATTGGAATTGCTGAAGCAAAAGTTGCGATTCCACTGTTTTCCGTTATTATTCGTGCAATTTTTTGTAATATGCTTGTTGTTTTGGCAGTATGGATGCAATCAGGCGCAAAAGACATCGTCAGTAAGATTTTTGCAATCTGGTTTCCGATTATGCTTTTTGTATTGTCCGGATTCGAACATAGTGTCGCGAACATGTTTTTTATTCCCATGGGTATTTTCTGTGGCGCAAATATAACTTGGGGACAAGCCTTTATTAACAATATTTTACCAGTAACAATTGGCAATATCATTGGCGGCGCTCTAATTGTTCCAATTGCTTATTATTACACTTATGCAAAAAAAAGCTTAAATTGA
- a CDS encoding fructose-1,6-bisphosphatase translates to MNGYTKVQLQENKKYLELLSQSFPNITSAVGEVVNLKAILNLPKGTEHFLTDIHGEHEAFNHVMQNASGAIKRKVHQELGNTIAFEDLEELSTLIYYPEQKIDLIKKERSQESLDNWYKLTIYRLVKVCRAAASKYTRSKVRKALPKDFAYIMEELLQEDEHRFNKREYYQEIIESLVKLERAQHFIVEISGVIKRLTIDHLHIIGDIYDRGAGPDEVMDTLMRHHSLDMQWGNHDILWMGAAAGNAACIANAVRIALRYANMDVLENGYGINLLPLASFANRVYSDDPCAKFTPKLSDNHSVSDQEISLMAKMHKAIAIIQFKLEEVLIDNHPDYHMEKRQLLRCIDFENKTVTVEGIVYPLNDTNFPTLDPDSPYTLTEEENLVIDRLIYAFLHSEKLQKHIRFMYAKGSMYKVFNSNLLFHACLLINADGSFKAKEIAGKKYAGKNLMDKFDQMAREAYFGQTDKDNNQTRTDFLWFLWCHEDSPLFGKDKMATFERYFIDDKEPHKERYAPFYLLIDDDDELAKRILVEFGVDPEEGHLINGHIPVKATSGESPIRAKGKQLVIDGGFAKAYQKTTGIAGYTLTYNSYGLILISHDPFESVEKAIADGVDIKSTLMVVEKSTERKRVRDTDTGKALMNQVEDLEMLITAYRKGLIKEKQF, encoded by the coding sequence ATGAACGGTTATACAAAAGTACAACTCCAAGAAAACAAAAAATATCTCGAACTACTGTCACAAAGTTTTCCCAACATTACCAGTGCCGTGGGAGAAGTTGTTAACCTTAAGGCGATTCTAAACCTCCCGAAAGGAACGGAACATTTTCTTACCGATATCCATGGGGAACATGAAGCCTTTAATCATGTCATGCAAAACGCTTCTGGAGCGATCAAACGAAAGGTTCATCAAGAGCTGGGAAATACGATTGCATTTGAAGATTTGGAAGAATTATCCACCCTTATTTATTATCCTGAACAAAAAATTGACTTAATTAAAAAGGAGCGTAGCCAGGAGTCTTTGGATAACTGGTATAAACTGACCATTTACCGCCTGGTTAAAGTTTGTCGGGCCGCGGCTTCAAAATACACCCGCTCTAAGGTTCGTAAAGCATTGCCAAAAGATTTTGCTTACATCATGGAAGAATTACTGCAAGAAGATGAGCATCGTTTTAACAAACGTGAATACTATCAGGAAATTATTGAGAGCCTGGTCAAATTGGAACGCGCTCAACACTTTATCGTGGAGATCTCTGGCGTCATCAAACGACTGACGATCGATCACCTTCATATTATCGGGGATATCTACGACCGTGGTGCCGGACCTGATGAAGTAATGGACACCCTGATGCGTCATCATTCCCTTGATATGCAATGGGGAAACCATGATATTCTCTGGATGGGTGCCGCTGCCGGCAACGCCGCCTGTATTGCCAATGCCGTTCGAATCGCCTTACGGTATGCTAATATGGACGTTCTGGAAAACGGATATGGTATTAATCTCTTACCGCTAGCTTCCTTTGCCAACCGGGTTTACAGCGATGACCCCTGTGCTAAGTTCACCCCTAAACTCTCGGATAATCATAGCGTTTCCGACCAGGAAATTTCCCTGATGGCGAAGATGCATAAAGCCATTGCGATTATTCAATTTAAACTTGAAGAAGTATTGATTGATAATCATCCTGATTATCATATGGAAAAACGTCAACTGCTTCGCTGTATCGATTTTGAAAATAAAACGGTGACCGTTGAAGGCATTGTTTACCCGCTTAATGATACTAATTTTCCCACCCTTGACCCCGATAGTCCCTACACGTTAACCGAAGAAGAAAACCTGGTGATTGATCGCCTGATTTATGCCTTTTTACACAGTGAAAAACTTCAGAAGCATATTCGTTTTATGTATGCCAAAGGAAGTATGTATAAGGTTTTTAATAGTAATTTGCTGTTTCATGCCTGCCTTTTAATTAACGCTGATGGAAGCTTTAAAGCTAAAGAAATCGCCGGAAAAAAATACGCCGGAAAAAATTTGATGGATAAATTCGACCAGATGGCTCGAGAAGCTTATTTTGGTCAAACTGACAAAGATAACAATCAGACGCGAACCGATTTTCTCTGGTTCTTATGGTGTCATGAAGATTCTCCTCTTTTTGGAAAAGACAAAATGGCCACCTTCGAACGATATTTTATCGATGATAAAGAGCCCCATAAAGAACGTTATGCGCCTTTTTATTTATTGATTGACGACGACGATGAGCTGGCTAAAAGAATCTTAGTTGAATTTGGTGTTGATCCCGAAGAAGGTCATCTGATCAATGGACATATTCCCGTTAAAGCAACGTCTGGAGAAAGCCCGATCCGTGCCAAAGGTAAACAGTTAGTGATTGACGGCGGTTTTGCCAAAGCCTATCAAAAAACAACGGGTATTGCCGGTTATACCTTAACTTACAATTCTTATGGTTTAATCTTGATTAGTCACGATCCCTTCGAATCGGTTGAAAAAGCGATTGCCGATGGTGTCGACATTAAATCTACTTTAATGGTTGTCGAAAAATCAACTGAACGAAAGCGGGTTCGCGATACCGATACCGGCAAAGCATTGATGAATCAGGTCGAAGATCTGGAAATGTTAATTACGGCTTACCGCAAAGGTCTGATCAAAGAAAAACAATTTTAA
- a CDS encoding formate--tetrahydrofolate ligase, with protein MGFKSDIEIAQEATPQDIREIAKKLGLTEDDLDLYGKYKAKVDYNLLKKETGKKPAKLILTTAINPTPAGEGKTTTTIGVADGLAKLGKNTLVALREPSLGPVFGVKGGAAGGGYAQVVPMEDINLHFTGDFHAIGAANNLLAAMLDNHIKQGNELKIDAKKITWRRCVDMNDRQLRNIVDGLGGSGDGVVREDGFDITVASEVMAAFCLSSDISDLKARLGRIIVAYSYAGEPITAEQLKANGAMAALLKDALKPNLVQTLEGTPAFIHGGPFANIAHGCNSVIATRMAMHFADYVVTEGGFGADLGAEKFLDIKCRMANLKPDAVIIVATVRALKYNGGVAKADLNNENLEALKAGLPNLLKHVENITQVFKLPAVVAINEFPLDTEAELQLVKSECQKLGVNVAISQVWAKGGEGGEELAKEVVRLIDESEGTFEYCYDLDIPIKEKIETIATRIYGADGVDFTPAAAKEMDRLTALGFDKVPICMAKTQYSLTDDATKLGRPTGFKITVRQLTISAGAGFIIALTGEIMKMPGLPKVPAAEKIDVDENGVIAGLF; from the coding sequence ATGGGTTTTAAATCAGACATTGAAATTGCACAAGAGGCTACACCACAGGATATCCGTGAGATAGCAAAGAAATTGGGTTTAACCGAAGACGACTTGGATTTATACGGTAAGTATAAAGCAAAAGTGGACTACAATCTATTAAAAAAAGAAACCGGTAAAAAACCAGCAAAATTAATTCTAACAACCGCCATTAATCCGACACCAGCCGGCGAAGGAAAAACAACAACCACAATTGGGGTTGCCGATGGTTTGGCAAAATTAGGGAAAAATACCTTAGTAGCGTTAAGAGAACCTTCTTTAGGGCCAGTTTTTGGTGTTAAAGGCGGAGCTGCCGGCGGCGGATACGCTCAAGTTGTGCCAATGGAAGATATTAACCTTCATTTTACCGGAGATTTCCACGCTATTGGAGCAGCCAACAATTTATTGGCAGCCATGCTTGATAATCATATCAAACAAGGTAACGAACTGAAGATCGATGCCAAAAAAATTACCTGGAGACGTTGTGTTGACATGAATGACCGTCAACTGCGAAACATTGTTGATGGTTTAGGCGGATCTGGCGATGGCGTTGTTCGTGAAGACGGATTTGATATCACAGTTGCGTCTGAAGTAATGGCAGCGTTCTGTTTATCCAGTGATATTTCAGATCTGAAAGCACGTTTGGGCCGTATTATTGTTGCTTATAGTTATGCCGGCGAACCGATTACAGCCGAACAATTAAAAGCTAATGGTGCAATGGCCGCGTTATTAAAAGATGCTTTAAAACCAAATCTGGTACAAACCCTGGAAGGCACCCCAGCTTTCATTCATGGTGGACCATTTGCCAATATTGCCCACGGTTGTAACTCTGTGATCGCAACTCGAATGGCAATGCATTTTGCTGATTATGTGGTAACTGAAGGTGGTTTCGGTGCTGACCTTGGCGCTGAAAAATTTCTGGATATCAAATGCCGAATGGCCAACTTGAAACCGGATGCAGTAATTATTGTAGCAACTGTACGAGCCCTTAAATATAATGGCGGCGTTGCCAAAGCAGATTTAAACAACGAAAACCTGGAAGCTTTAAAAGCCGGCTTACCGAACTTATTAAAACATGTTGAAAATATTACCCAGGTCTTTAAATTACCAGCTGTTGTTGCAATCAATGAATTCCCACTGGATACAGAAGCAGAATTACAACTGGTTAAATCTGAATGTCAGAAACTGGGCGTTAACGTTGCAATTTCTCAGGTATGGGCAAAAGGCGGAGAAGGCGGAGAAGAACTGGCCAAAGAAGTTGTTCGTCTCATTGACGAAAGCGAAGGAACCTTCGAATACTGCTACGATCTGGATATTCCAATCAAAGAAAAAATTGAAACGATTGCCACCCGGATTTACGGTGCTGACGGCGTAGATTTCACACCCGCAGCTGCTAAAGAAATGGATCGTCTAACCGCACTGGGTTTTGACAAGGTGCCAATTTGTATGGCAAAAACACAATACTCATTAACCGATGATGCAACGAAACTGGGTCGTCCAACCGGATTTAAAATTACGGTTCGTCAATTGACCATTTCAGCTGGGGCTGGTTTCATTATTGCCTTAACCGGAGAAATCATGAAAATGCCTGGTCTTCCTAAAGTTCCGGCAGCAGAAAAAATTGATGTTGATGAAAACGGTGTAATTGCCGGTTTATTCTAG